One genomic region from Candidatus Acidiferrales bacterium encodes:
- a CDS encoding nuclear transport factor 2 family protein, translating into MDANNIESALAYYNAFEKKDLGAIARHLHPDVQFVAPMGESRGREAVVEAAKRLIPLVERIDVRAKFASGDQVALVYDMHLTGPVKICPTAVLMTFKNDLIARTELYYDARPFGNL; encoded by the coding sequence ATGGATGCTAATAACATCGAATCAGCGTTAGCTTATTATAATGCCTTCGAAAAGAAAGACCTTGGAGCAATCGCGCGACATCTGCACCCAGACGTTCAGTTCGTTGCACCGATGGGAGAAAGCAGAGGACGAGAGGCGGTCGTTGAGGCAGCCAAACGGCTTATCCCTCTCGTCGAGAGAATCGACGTTCGAGCGAAGTTCGCATCAGGCGATCAGGTCGCGTTGGTTTATGACATGCACCTTACCGGGCCGGTCAAAATCTGTCCGACCGCAGTGCTGATGACTTTCAAGAATGACCTGATTGCACGGACGGAGCTTTATTACGATGCGAGGCCATTTGGAAATCTCTGA
- the odhB gene encoding 2-oxoglutarate dehydrogenase complex dihydrolipoyllysine-residue succinyltransferase, whose amino-acid sequence MNIVVPSLGESVVDARIAHWLKKEGDKVELGDAVVELETEKVNVDVTAEGAGVLTRVMAHEEETVRVGDVIGEIDADNIGEQIAKGGMSVEKPDVKSQSHELSDQKHEASERIRSGKEFERATPVARRVAEETGLKLSEVAGSGTSGRVTKHDVESFLLTKKTGERREQARDGGNGKREAIIPATQPSMTGQEERVKMSLRRKTIARRMLEAQQTTAMLTTFNEIDMSRVMDLRKKYKEVFRDKYGVGLGIVSFFVKASIAALKEFPRLNAEIDEDEIVYKHYYDIGIAVAADEGLVVPVLRNADTMSFAEIEMGIKNFVEKSQSGTLTLEDLRGGTFTITNGGVFGSLMSTPILNPPQVGILGLHKIAERPVVENGQIVVKPMMYVALTYDHRIVDGRESVQFLAKVKELIEDPAAMVLG is encoded by the coding sequence ATGAATATCGTTGTTCCGTCGCTCGGTGAATCGGTCGTTGATGCACGCATTGCCCATTGGCTCAAGAAAGAGGGGGACAAAGTCGAACTCGGGGATGCCGTCGTTGAACTGGAAACGGAAAAAGTCAACGTCGACGTGACAGCAGAAGGTGCAGGCGTGCTGACGAGGGTCATGGCACACGAAGAAGAGACCGTTCGTGTCGGGGATGTTATCGGAGAAATCGATGCGGATAATATCGGGGAACAAATAGCGAAGGGAGGAATGTCCGTCGAGAAACCGGATGTGAAAAGCCAGAGTCATGAACTAAGTGATCAGAAACATGAAGCGTCAGAAAGGATCCGTTCCGGGAAAGAATTTGAAAGAGCAACGCCGGTAGCAAGACGCGTCGCCGAAGAGACAGGCTTGAAATTATCCGAAGTCGCCGGAAGCGGAACCAGCGGCAGGGTGACAAAACACGATGTGGAATCATTTCTACTGACAAAAAAAACAGGAGAAAGGCGAGAACAAGCAAGAGATGGGGGAAATGGGAAACGTGAGGCTATAATTCCCGCAACGCAGCCATCAATGACGGGACAAGAAGAACGAGTGAAGATGTCCCTTCGTAGAAAGACGATTGCACGTCGAATGCTGGAGGCGCAGCAGACCACCGCGATGCTGACCACGTTCAACGAGATAGACATGAGCCGCGTGATGGATCTGAGAAAGAAATACAAAGAGGTGTTCAGAGATAAATATGGCGTCGGGCTCGGGATCGTTTCATTCTTCGTGAAGGCGTCGATAGCAGCGTTGAAAGAATTTCCGCGGCTGAACGCGGAGATCGACGAGGACGAGATCGTTTACAAACATTACTACGATATCGGGATTGCTGTAGCGGCTGACGAAGGGCTCGTCGTGCCGGTGTTAAGGAATGCGGATACGATGTCGTTCGCCGAAATTGAAATGGGGATCAAAAACTTCGTTGAAAAATCGCAAAGTGGTACACTCACTCTAGAAGATCTGCGCGGCGGCACATTCACGATAACGAACGGCGGAGTCTTCGGTTCGCTGATGAGCACGCCGATTCTAAATCCGCCCCAGGTTGGAATCCTCGGCTTACACAAGATAGCTGAGCGGCCGGTTGTGGAAAACGGGCAGATAGTTGTGAAGCCGATGATGTATGTCGCGTTGACGTATGATCACAGGATAGTCGACGGACGCGAGTCAGTGCAGTTCTTGGCCAAAGTAAAAGAATTAATCGAAGACCCGGCAGCCATGGTGCTTGGATAG